From Nicotiana tabacum cultivar K326 chromosome 22, ASM71507v2, whole genome shotgun sequence, one genomic window encodes:
- the LOC142176281 gene encoding uncharacterized protein LOC142176281 yields the protein MKDLISRKFDLQDLETITLTQIYSVVVIRPIAIKLSDQGIFTIPCTIDSYAFVKALCDLGASINLMPLSIYKRLGIRRARPTSMLLHLADRMVKRLSSILDDVLMKGWKVCVSGRFCHSGLPGLRRESHDFGKAFLGHKESFD from the coding sequence ATGAAGGACTTGATATCTCGCAAGTTTGACTTACAAGACCTGGAAACTATTACACTGACTCAGATTTATAGTGTTGTTGTGATAAGGCCCATAGCCATAAAGCTATCCGACCAGGGCATTTTCACAATTCCGTGCACCATAGACAGCTATGCTTTTGTtaaagcattgtgtgatttgggggcgagcataaacttgatgcccttgtcTATCTATAAAAGGTTAGGCATTAGAAGAGCAAGGCCCACATCCATGTTACTACATCTAGCCGACCGAATGGTGAAGAGGCTATCAAGTATACTTGATGATGTACTTATGAAAGGTTGGAAAGTTTGTGTTTCcggcagattttgtcattctggaCTGCCTGGTTTACGAAGAGAATCCCATGATTTTGGGAAGGCCTTTCTTGGGCACAAGGAGAGCTTTGATTGA